One Microscilla marina ATCC 23134 genomic window, CTTGCATTACCAACTACATCAACATTTTTTTAACAAAAAGTAACGTTTTGGTTAACTATTACGTGTTGTTGTAACTAATTTCTAACACAACTTTTTAAATATCAAAAATAACATGTTTAAAACAAAAAGGGATGACCCTGCTCAAAATGCATCCAACCTGACCAGTGAAATACAGCCTGGAATGTGGGTGTATGAAACCAGCACCCCACTGCTACCTATGTGTGTAGGTCGAATGCTTGGGTTTGGAATGTGTGAAGTAGTATATGGAAAGTACAAACCTTTTCAGGTATACAAAAGACGCATTGCCACCCTACGACCACTCAAAAAAACAGAGATGCACATTGTAGATAATGCCAATTGCCGCGAAATATTACAAACAGTCAGACAATCGCTTAGTTTCTAGTAAATTCTTTAGCTGAACAACTGATTATAACACAGACAATATTGTCGGCTGCCTAAAGTCGCCCCTGGATTTTAGGCATTTTTACTTGACCCAAAACCCCTGTAGTACTATTACAGTAAATGAAAAAAGGGGGTGACACTGTTACTCAGCACCACCCCCTTTTTCAACTATTTAGTAAAACGCTTACTTGGTCGAGTCTTTTTTAGTCACATCGTCTTTTTTAAGCTTACGTTTTTTGTAGTTTTTTATCTCGTCTGCTTTGCGAATATTGATAGTATCGAGGTACTTCAATGGATCTTCTTCGTCTTTTTCGCCATCTTTTTTGGCTTTAGGTGCAGGATTACCCACTACCCATAAGTCTACCAGCTCGCCTGCGTGTACGGTGGTACGTTTACGAGCGTCTAATGAACTTCCTTTTTTTATTCCATCTTTTTTCTTGCCAATAAACACTGGAGGGTTTTGGCGCACAACGGTTCCTAACTCTTTGTCACTGTTGTATACATAAGTAATGTTACCTAACAATAAATCGTACCCTTTTAGCAACTGCTCAGCTTCGTCGAGGGGCATCATGACTAAATCGGGCATCTTGAATTCCTTTTCACCCAAACCATCTCCTACTATCAAGTCTATTTTGCTACCTTTTGGTATATAAGTGTTGGGCTGAATTTTTTTACCTAAATAGTGTTGTTCCATAATCACATTTTCACCAATAAAAGGTTTGTA contains:
- a CDS encoding PASTA domain-containing protein translates to IARPGVKVKRHRKIYITITPKNAPRVKMPKLVDVPFDMAENMLKNLDLDLGKITYKPFIGENVIMEQHYLGKKIQPNTYIPKGSKIDLIVGDGLGEKEFKMPDLVMMPLDEAEQLLKGYDLLLGNITYVYNSDKELGTVVRQNPPVFIGKKKDGIKKGSSLDARKRTTVHAGELVDLWVVGNPAPKAKKDGEKDEEDPLKYLDTINIRKADEIKNYKKRKLKKDDVTKKDSTK